Sequence from the Bacillus thuringiensis genome:
TATAAATCAAGTACCGTAACTGAATGATTTGTTTCCTGTAGTCCGTTTTGTACATGCTTTAAAATTGCTGCGTTAAAACTTGAAGGACTAGGATGAGCGTATACAATTAGTACATTCACTGCCAAACAACTCCCTCTATAAGTTAAAGTTTCCCCTTCTTTAACATCTTCTCTACAATTTGCACGTTTTTCGAACTTTGCAACAAACGATTTAATACTGTGAGTAACTCTTCCTTTTCTAAATCTTTCAATTTCTCTTTCACCTTACTCTCACCAGCATCTTGAATATCATAAACAACTGCCGCCATATGCTTGCAAAGATTCTCATACGGACACTCACAGCTACTTTCTGTAAAATCTTCGAGATTAATAATTACTTCATAGTTTCCCGCATTTCCAGTAACGAAAGCAAATATTTTTTTGTCTTGTATTTCAACATCTTCTACATGTCCTTCTTCATAATATTCATAACCTTTATCTATAATGTACTTAGGAATCCATTTCGTTATATCATGTAATAAGTAAGCGTACATAATAGCACCTCTTCCTTTAATTCCCTTTTGACTTCCACAACCACTGCATGTTATTCTAATAACTGTCAAATAGCAAGTCTATATGACAAAACGACTGACACCTATTCGGCGGAGGTGTCTCTTTTCATTTGCAGCCGATATGAAGTGCCTCTTTCAGGCACATTCAATCTTTGACACTACACACTCAACACCATTCCCTGTATCAGGCTGCTTTAGCAGTCTTTTACTCTACATACTTCAAAAAAAAGAGAGCTTAGCTCCCTTTTCTCGCCTTATAAAATACCCCTTTTTCAGTATACAGATATTCATCAGCTAATGTAATTTTCCCATCCAGTTTCAGTTCATCTAATAGCCTTGATAAATAAAATTGATGTAACATCTTTTTCGTGAATTTTCCTTCATGATGCGAAACGATATGTTCTTGAATATCTAACAATGATATCGGCTTATCTTGCTCTATCATATATTCATAAACTGTACTACGCAGTTTTACGTATTTTTCGAGTGTCACAGTAATGCGCAACCCCTTTCTTCTTAATATAAATTTTCGTAATCGGTTTTTTTGCAACAAAAAAACCTCTCCGATAAGAAGAAGTTACGTATATATCTTCGTCTTATCTCCCAGAACAAATATGTTCTGCTGGAATTAGCACCTGCATCGCGGTTGCTGGGTTTCATCGGGCCAGTCCCTCCACCTCTCTGGATAAGAAAATATTCACTTAATTCTTACTATACGTAATTTCATTTCAATTGTCAAACAAATATAACAAATTATATTTTCTCTCTTCCTGTTCATACTATACATATATGAATATGCAAGGAGGATTATGAAATGCATCAAAATGCTCGCGGATATGTACAAGATTCTTTTCAATCATTACAAGAAGCAAAACATTGTTTAGAAGAAGCATTACAGACTGTTGAAAAAGATTTTAATCGCGCTCGTATTGAGCAATCCCTTTATGCGATCGAACAAGCTATTCAACGCTGCGATTACACCGTTCACATTTTAGAAAAAGATTGAAAAAACTTCCCATCATAAGGTGGGAAGCTTTTTCAAATGGCATACTTCATCATTATTGCCGTTATGATTAAAAAATATACAGAAAAATGCTCCTTACAATATGTAAGAAGCATGAAAGAGGCAAACGAATATGTAAGTCGCGACCCTACCTTATATGAGTATGCTTTTCTATGCCATGTTATGCTTATCTAATATGCCGTATTTCCTTTTAAATCTTGTAAGAATCGTAATCCAAGAAGTACTAAATAATAGTAAGAACACAACATTCGAAATCGCATGGCTCAAATCGAAATAAAAACTTGCTATATAATATGAAATGACAGCTTCCCACGTTGCTTCACGTATAAAACCGAGAAGCCCCCAGAAATTCATGATCCAGCCAAATAAAAAGCCCACGAAGAACCCATATAGAAGTCTCCCCCATAACTTTTTCATTAAAAATGTATTGCGAAGTAAGCCTGCTATAAAACCAATCATACCCCATGAAAACATTTGCCACGGCGTCCACGGACCTTGTCCTAAAAAAATGTTAGATACGATAGCCGCTGTTGCCCCGATCATAAATCCAGTTTCGCTTCCAAACACAATTGCAGAAACGATAATGACAAAAGAAGTCGGTTGTATACTCGGTAAAATAGAAAATGGTACGCGGCTTACTGCTGCAATTGCCGCTAATACGGCAACGAGAACAATTTCACGTGAAACAAATGCCTTCCTTTCAAAACGGATATAGAAAGGTAACATAATAACAACTAATAAAAACAAACTACTTAACAGGTAATAACCGTCTATGATCAGTGTAGTAAAGAGTAATGTGCCTATTATTACTGCAAGAATACATATTATGAATGCAACATATCGTTTGGACACGCTTCGTACACATCCTCCCACGTTAATGCATATGGCAATTCTTTTCGAATGAATCGGTTAATAGATGTTGTATAAAAGAAGTTACCACTAAAAAATTCTTTCGGTGCATCATTCATAATAACTGCTCCGTCAAATAACATCATGCATTGATCCACGTATTTCGCTGCAAATTCAATATCATGCGTTGCCATTACAATTGTTGTCCCTTCTTTTTGTAATTTCCTAAATAGCTCTCCTACTCTTTCTTTCTTCCACGGATCTAATCCCTTTGTCGGTTCATCCAGTAATAATAAAGTTGGCTTTGATAATAACGTTGTACATAACGCGAGTAATTGTTGTTCTCCCCCGCTACAATCATGGGGATGGCGCTCTTTAAGCGAATACAACCAAAACTGTTTTAGCGTATCTTCTGCTATTTCTTTTCCTTGTTCTCCGTATAATTCACGCGCTCGTTCATAAACCTCATCCCACACTGTATCAAATGTAAAATGATAATAGGGATGCTGTGATACATACCCGATCCTTTTAAATCGTTCTTTCGAATCAATTTTATGTATCACTTTCCCATTCCACTTTACTTTCCCTCTTCTCGCTTTTTGTAATCCAGCTAAAATCGTTAACAGTGTAGACTTACCCGTACCATTTTTTCCAACGAGAGCCACCCATTTCCCTTTTTCAATCGAAACTGTTAAATCTCGTAAAATAAGTGGACTGTTTTTTTCATATTGAAAAGAAATATGCTCTGCATGTAAAATGACTTCTTGCTTTTCACTTTGTGCTACTGGTTCGTTTACATATGATATCGCTGAAAAATCATTCATTTTCATTTGTGCTTCTCGCACTGTAAACGGAATATCTTTCGCATTCCACTCTAAAAACAATCTTGGAATTTGCGGAATAAATGGACGGAACTTTTCTACTTCCCACATATTCGCTATAACCGCTTTAGGACTACCGTCATACACGATTTGACCATTATTCATACAAATAACACGCGTAGCAAGTGGTATCACCTCATCTAAACGATGTTCACTTAAAACAATCGTAATGCCAAGTTCTTCGTTAATACGTTTTAACAATCCTAAAAACTCTTTCGCAGCAATTGGATCTAACTGCGCCGTTGGTTCGTCTAATAATAATAATTTCGGCTGCATCACTAATACCGCAGCTAAATTGACAAGTTGCTTCTGCCCGCCAGATAACGTATGAACAGATTGGTGCAATAAATCTTGAAACCCTAAGAAACTAATAAGTTCAGCTATTCTCTTTTGAATAATATGAGATGGTAACCCGATATTTTCTAAAGAAAATGCTAATTCTTGAATGACTGTATCCATTACGAGCTGATTTTCTGGATTTTGAAATACCATGCCAATTTCTTGGGCAGATAACAAATCCGGTACATTTTCTAATAAAGTACCATCATAATATGTATCTCCAGTACGCTTACCGATTGGAAGTAATTCCTTTTTAAAATGTTTTAATAAAGTCGTCTTCCCGGATCCTGATCCACCAGCAAGTGCAATAAACTCTCCTTTTTGAATAGAAAGAGAAATATGCTGTAACGCTTTTTCGTTTTCATCAGCATATACAAATGATAAATTGTTTATTTCTGCATGCGCCACCATATCCATTCCCTTCCTTCCATTATGATTGGTAAACTAATAAACATCGTAAATACGACAAACATCATCCCATCGTATTGCTGAAATAAAATAGATTCGACTTTCGGATAAATGATTAACGTTCCTCCGCCATACGTACTACATATAATAGCAATTATAAATAGAATACTTAAATAACTGAGCGTGTACCAATCGCGTCTTTCCATTCTATACCGAATATATGTCGTACGTTTCGTTACACCAAATCCACGAGCTTGCATAGAATCTGCCGTTTGCAATGCATCTTCTAATGAACAAATTAATAACACTTGCAGCAATTGCATACCATTTTTCACTCGTTCCACTATGGAACCTGCATCTACTTGTACACCTTTCGTTTTTTGGACGAGTGTTATTTTCTGTAATCGCCTCATAAACAAAGGAACAAACCTCACTGTAATCATCGTTAACAATGCTACTTTCGGTGAAATTCTAGAAAACAAATATAAAAATTTATGACTCGAAATAATATCATTATACGAAGCAAACGTAAACATAATCGCAACTAGTAATAACCCCATTACTACTCCAAACATAATCGCCTCAAGCTTAATACGGCTATCACCTAACCAAAATAACGTAGTTCGACCTCTATGCGTTAATAACGAATTAAATAAAATGACCATAAAAAAGAAAACGATTGTGCTCGGTAACATCTTTCTAATCTTTTCGCTATTCCCTTGCATTATATTTATTATAACGATTAATAGTATCGCTCCAATTAAAAAAAGAGGATGAAGACACATCATACAAAGTATCATCACCCCGATATAATAGAAAAAATTCACAAAAGGATGTAAAGAAGAAAAACTTATTTTCATAGTCCTTTACCGAATGCCTTTCTTATTTTAGTACATACACCCACTCAATTGTATCTCCTGGTTTAACTGTTACTACACCTGCACTATGGTTCGGAAACGCACCGTTCACACGATATTTCCATCCACTAGTAGCTGTAATATCTTTTTCATATAAATCATTAATCCCTTTTACATAAATATCGCCTTTAGATCCATTCGCATCCACATCTAAACCTGTACGTTGCAATACTTTATAAACAGTATCGCCTTCTTGTACATCAACCTTTTTCGCACCTAATAAGTATCCTTCATTACCTTTTACTGAGATAGTGACTTGTTTTGCTTGTGGTTTAGGTACTGGTACTGGATCTGGTTTTGGTGGTTCTGGTTTTGGTACTGCCGGAGTCGGTATCGTTTTCTCCTCTTTGTTCGGATCAACTTTTTGCTCCTGCTTCGGTGTTTCTTTCGGCTGATTCACAACCTTCGCTTCTTCTTTTACTTCTTGCGCTTTCGGTTGTTGTTGTTTCTCTTCTTGTGCTTTTTGTTGTTCCGATTGTTTATTAACAGCAGGCTGTTCCTGAGGTTTCTCTTCTTTCTTTACTTCCGGTTGTGCCTGTGGCTTTTCTTCTTTTGGCTTCTCTTCTACTTTTTGTTCTTGTTTCTCTTTCTGCTCTTCTTGCTTATTTTGCTCTTGTTCAGCTTGTTTTTCCTCCGGTTTTTCTTCCGGCTTCGCTTCATCTTTTTTCTCTTCTTGTTTTGCTACCTCTTCTTGCTTTGGTTCTACTTTCTTCTCAGGCTTTACAGCTGCCTCTTCACATCCGGCAAGTAGCCCAAGTGAAAGCAGTAAAGAAATAAACCATTTCATCTTACTCATGTTGCCCCTCACCTTTCATAATAAAATTAGGAGCAAATGATTGCTCCTAATTTTTGTTAAGCTGCTTTACGTCTCCATAATACATATGCAGAAGCAATACATAATACACCCATACCTACTTCTGTCGCT
This genomic interval carries:
- a CDS encoding SWIM zinc finger family protein, which translates into the protein MYAYLLHDITKWIPKYIIDKGYEYYEEGHVEDVEIQDKKIFAFVTGNAGNYEVIINLEDFTESSCECPYENLCKHMAAVVYDIQDAGESKVKEKLKDLEKEELLTVLNRLLQSSKNVQIVEKMLKKGKL
- a CDS encoding ECF transporter S component, encoding MSKRYVAFIICILAVIIGTLLFTTLIIDGYYLLSSLFLLVVIMLPFYIRFERKAFVSREIVLVAVLAAIAAVSRVPFSILPSIQPTSFVIIVSAIVFGSETGFMIGATAAIVSNIFLGQGPWTPWQMFSWGMIGFIAGLLRNTFLMKKLWGRLLYGFFVGFLFGWIMNFWGLLGFIREATWEAVISYYIASFYFDLSHAISNVVFLLLFSTSWITILTRFKRKYGILDKHNMA
- a CDS encoding ABC transporter ATP-binding protein; translated protein: MDMVAHAEINNLSFVYADENEKALQHISLSIQKGEFIALAGGSGSGKTTLLKHFKKELLPIGKRTGDTYYDGTLLENVPDLLSAQEIGMVFQNPENQLVMDTVIQELAFSLENIGLPSHIIQKRIAELISFLGFQDLLHQSVHTLSGGQKQLVNLAAVLVMQPKLLLLDEPTAQLDPIAAKEFLGLLKRINEELGITIVLSEHRLDEVIPLATRVICMNNGQIVYDGSPKAVIANMWEVEKFRPFIPQIPRLFLEWNAKDIPFTVREAQMKMNDFSAISYVNEPVAQSEKQEVILHAEHISFQYEKNSPLILRDLTVSIEKGKWVALVGKNGTGKSTLLTILAGLQKARRGKVKWNGKVIHKIDSKERFKRIGYVSQHPYYHFTFDTVWDEVYERARELYGEQGKEIAEDTLKQFWLYSLKERHPHDCSGGEQQLLALCTTLLSKPTLLLLDEPTKGLDPWKKERVGELFRKLQKEGTTIVMATHDIEFAAKYVDQCMMLFDGAVIMNDAPKEFFSGNFFYTTSINRFIRKELPYALTWEDVYEACPNDMLHS
- a CDS encoding energy-coupling factor transporter transmembrane component T, with the translated sequence MKISFSSLHPFVNFFYYIGVMILCMMCLHPLFLIGAILLIVIINIMQGNSEKIRKMLPSTIVFFFMVILFNSLLTHRGRTTLFWLGDSRIKLEAIMFGVVMGLLLVAIMFTFASYNDIISSHKFLYLFSRISPKVALLTMITVRFVPLFMRRLQKITLVQKTKGVQVDAGSIVERVKNGMQLLQVLLICSLEDALQTADSMQARGFGVTKRTTYIRYRMERRDWYTLSYLSILFIIAIICSTYGGGTLIIYPKVESILFQQYDGMMFVVFTMFISLPIIMEGREWIWWRMQK
- a CDS encoding DUF4430 domain-containing protein — protein: MSKMKWFISLLLSLGLLAGCEEAAVKPEKKVEPKQEEVAKQEEKKDEAKPEEKPEEKQAEQEQNKQEEQKEKQEQKVEEKPKEEKPQAQPEVKKEEKPQEQPAVNKQSEQQKAQEEKQQQPKAQEVKEEAKVVNQPKETPKQEQKVDPNKEEKTIPTPAVPKPEPPKPDPVPVPKPQAKQVTISVKGNEGYLLGAKKVDVQEGDTVYKVLQRTGLDVDANGSKGDIYVKGINDLYEKDITATSGWKYRVNGAFPNHSAGVVTVKPGDTIEWVYVLK